The Mucilaginibacter gracilis genomic interval TATCCGAAAACGGCGATATAGCTAACTGGAAAATACCGGGTAAAATGGTAAAAGGTATGGGCGGCGCAATGGACCTTGTGGCCAGTGCTCAAAACATTATTGTTGCCATGCAGCACATTAACAAAGCGGGCGAATCTAAATTATTACCGCAATGTACCCTACCACTTACCGGTGTAAGGTGCGTTAAAAAAATAGTAACCGAATTAGCCGTGCTGGATGTTTTACCCGAAGGCGGCTTTAAATTACTGGAACGCGCCCCCGGCGTAAGTATCGAAGAAATAATAGCTGCTACAGCTGGAAAGTTGATTATTGATGGTGAAATACCAGAAATGAAATTTTAATTTTATATTTACCAATATCAACCAAACCTTATTGAAATGATTTTATTGCAAAAACTGGCATTTCTCAGCCCTGGCGATTTAGTTTTAATTATCGTCGTTCCAATAATTTTAGTATATTTATTACCATCAATAATTGGCAGGAACAAGAGTTCCTCCGGTTCGATTTTTATTTTGAATTTACTGCTGGGCTGGTCATTAATTGGTTGGGTCGCCGCGTTAATATGGGCGTTATCCCCCGATAAAATTCCTGTTGTGATTTACACTCAACATTCTTCCAATTCTAATTCCAGGACAGAAGAATTAGTTAAGCTTAAAAAGCTTTTGGACGATGGTGTAATTACCCATGATGAATTTGGAAAAGAAAAATATCGGATATTAAACAGCTAATTTCGTTTAAGCAACCCTCTCAGCTCCTCACTTATTTCTTCGGTAACGGCTAAAATATCATCGGCAACGTGGCCGTTGTTTACTATTACTTTGTGGCACTCGCCCTTGTAGGGTAATAAAAACTCTTTATAGGCAGGGACTACGTGGTTTATCCATTTATACATCACGTCATCGTGTGAGTAGCCGCGCTCAATTAAATCGCGTTTAAGGCGGCGTTGCAGGGCAATATCTTCTTCAACGTCAATAAATATCTTCATGTCAAGCACGTCGGCTATATCGTTAAAATGCAAAATAAATAAGCCTTCTACAATAATAATAGGTGCAGGCTTAATTTCGAGCATTTTGGGCACCAGGTTTGGATTACCAAAAGTATATTCCTTTTTTGTAAAACTTTCGCCATGCATCAGTTTATCAATATCGGCCATAAAATGGTCTTTATCAATAGTGTGTGGCAGGTCAAAGTTGTACAATTTATTCTCTTCGGGCGTCATGTTATCAGCCACGGGCACATAATAGTCGTCCTGCGATACCAGGCACACTTCCTCTGGTTTAAAATGTTCTAAAAAACACTTCAAAAAAAAAGTTTTGCCCGATCCGCTTCCCCCGGCAATACCAATAATAAAAGGTTTATTCATTTGGAGTTCCGTAGCTTATAATTACGTGGAAACGCTTGTCTACCGCACCTATAGATTCGGCAACACTCTTGGTCATTACCATCAAAGCGTCCTTAGTGTTTTCGTTATCAGTAAAGCGGCCCACAACTTTAGCAAAAGTTGTGCGGTTAGTCATGGGGTTGGTTATTTTAATAACTGTGCCAATAGGCGCGGTACGGTGCAGCACCCATTTTTTTGATGGGTCCAGGTTATCGCTATCCATCCAAACGGCAACACCTTTTTCATTTTTTTCTAACAAGCCATAACGGCCGCCTGCTACGTTGCGGTGGTTTAAATCAACACTATCTGTAGCAGCAACCAAGGTAGTATCGCGCTTGGCAATAGGTGTTGGCAGTTGCTGTACGGGCGTTTGCGGCGCGGTTTGTTGCTGTGTAAACGCAGGTTTGTTTACAGGCTGCTGCGCTGGTGCCGTAGCCTGGGGCGGGGCTGCCCTTACCAAAATAATTTGACCGGGAATAACCGTTGTAGATTTTAAATTGTTTAAACTGGTAATATCGGCAACGGTGGTGTTAAACCGTTTTGATATAGCATATAAAGTTTCGCCTGCCGATACCTTGTACTCGGTAGTTGTTACTTGTGTTTGGGCGGCAACAGCCTCTTTAACAGCGGCAGCAGTTGCTACGGGTTTTTCCATAGCAGGCGAAGTGCGGATATTGAAGTTGTTGTTTGCAAACGACGGTTTTTTTACAGTTTCGATAAAGGGCCTGTCGGTAGGTACTTTTATAGTTTGCCCTATGCTTAGTGTGGTGGCGTTATTATTAAAGGCCATAAGCGTTTTCGGGTCAACCTTATATAACCTGGCTATAGAATAAAAGCTTTCGTGCGGATCAACCTTATGGATAATTACTTTTTTGCCGTCTTGGTTTTCTACTCCTATGGAGTCTGCTAGGTTATTGGCAAAAAGCTGAACAGAAATTGATGTTAGTAGTACTATTAATAAAAATTTAAATTTCATCATTGTTTTTAAACGCATTTATAAATTTAAAACCTTCAACTCAATCTTATTTTTGATGTATATCAACCGGTTTTGATGCATTATAAACGCCTCGGGTTGCAATTTTTGTATTCCATCAATCAATAAATCCTCATAAACTAAATTGTTGCCCTGCATTATCAATAATGTTTGGCTCAGGTCAGTCTTAATTAAGGAATGCAAAGATACAATTCTAAAACTATTGTACTCCATGTAATCAATATTACCCCTTAAATCTCCACTTATGTAGGGTTTTATATCGTCGGCCAAGGTTTGTATACCATGCGGAAACTGTATATCGGGGTTTATATCGGCATCAGTAAACTCATTAAACGGGCGTAGGATAGCCCCGTTTTGTGCATCCAAAATAAACAATTTTTGAGGCTGCACCTGGGTATTGTAGGCAACAGGGCCGCCGGTGCTGATGTGGTGGATGGCATAAGTGTAGTTACTCCACAAAACTTGGCCGTTATTACCGTTAATAGCTGTTATGCCTTTATGTACCGGGCTTTGTGCCGATTGATAACCGTGCAAAAACAAAACGCCATTAAAACTACCCTCTATACCGGCCAGCCATTGCTCGTCTAAAGCAAAATCAATAAAATTAGCTTTGCCCAAAAGCATGTCAAAAGCCGAAAACCTAACCGTGCGGCTCTGGGTATTGCGGGTTTCAATATAAAGTAGCTGCCGCGAGGCATCTATTTCCATTTTCCATATTTGCCCGCTAAAAAGCTGCTGTATGTATGTTTTTAACTTTGTCATGTTTGTAATTGCTTCGCAAATATGCCTTTAAATTCAACAATTAAATAAAACATTGTGATGGGGCAAACGTTAAAAATTAAAACAAAATAAAACCCGTAATGAACGCAAAAGAAATTAGCCTTAAAGAAAAAAGCGTACGCCCTG includes:
- a CDS encoding 3-oxoacid CoA-transferase subunit B → MLDKNSIAKRIAREIKDGFYVNLGIGIPTLVANYIPGDIDVVLQSENGLLGMGPFPLEGEEDADTINAGKQTITMLPGSAVFDSAMSFGMIRAQKVNLTILGAMEVSENGDIANWKIPGKMVKGMGGAMDLVASAQNIIVAMQHINKAGESKLLPQCTLPLTGVRCVKKIVTELAVLDVLPEGGFKLLERAPGVSIEEIIAATAGKLIIDGEIPEMKF
- a CDS encoding superinfection immunity protein, whose amino-acid sequence is MILLQKLAFLSPGDLVLIIVVPIILVYLLPSIIGRNKSSSGSIFILNLLLGWSLIGWVAALIWALSPDKIPVVIYTQHSSNSNSRTEELVKLKKLLDDGVITHDEFGKEKYRILNS
- a CDS encoding uridine kinase family protein — encoded protein: MNKPFIIGIAGGSGSGKTFFLKCFLEHFKPEEVCLVSQDDYYVPVADNMTPEENKLYNFDLPHTIDKDHFMADIDKLMHGESFTKKEYTFGNPNLVPKMLEIKPAPIIIVEGLFILHFNDIADVLDMKIFIDVEEDIALQRRLKRDLIERGYSHDDVMYKWINHVVPAYKEFLLPYKGECHKVIVNNGHVADDILAVTEEISEELRGLLKRN
- a CDS encoding LysM peptidoglycan-binding domain-containing protein produces the protein MMKFKFLLIVLLTSISVQLFANNLADSIGVENQDGKKVIIHKVDPHESFYSIARLYKVDPKTLMAFNNNATTLSIGQTIKVPTDRPFIETVKKPSFANNNFNIRTSPAMEKPVATAAAVKEAVAAQTQVTTTEYKVSAGETLYAISKRFNTTVADITSLNNLKSTTVIPGQIILVRAAPPQATAPAQQPVNKPAFTQQQTAPQTPVQQLPTPIAKRDTTLVAATDSVDLNHRNVAGGRYGLLEKNEKGVAVWMDSDNLDPSKKWVLHRTAPIGTVIKITNPMTNRTTFAKVVGRFTDNENTKDALMVMTKSVAESIGAVDKRFHVIISYGTPNE
- a CDS encoding DUF4905 domain-containing protein; translated protein: MTKLKTYIQQLFSGQIWKMEIDASRQLLYIETRNTQSRTVRFSAFDMLLGKANFIDFALDEQWLAGIEGSFNGVLFLHGYQSAQSPVHKGITAINGNNGQVLWSNYTYAIHHISTGGPVAYNTQVQPQKLFILDAQNGAILRPFNEFTDADINPDIQFPHGIQTLADDIKPYISGDLRGNIDYMEYNSFRIVSLHSLIKTDLSQTLLIMQGNNLVYEDLLIDGIQKLQPEAFIMHQNRLIYIKNKIELKVLNL